Proteins from one Phoenix dactylifera cultivar Barhee BC4 unplaced genomic scaffold, palm_55x_up_171113_PBpolish2nd_filt_p 000254F, whole genome shotgun sequence genomic window:
- the LOC103718917 gene encoding uncharacterized protein At1g76070, with amino-acid sequence MEKPPRAKATKIFSFLSKANSFSIPRLPSFSPGRENSMKSKALHNKAFSGPIISIVPVEARRKEKNGGGLDVEPTSPRVSCMGQVKHKKACRPKRSSPPRVQERKPAFIIREIFRRKVRPGRRMDAAESSEGRPAVVGRAPSLGQMKRFTSRRETLRDFDWRKVERKQEAATGDPEKCSCSDEESDEEHDMAIYHSAPITVGGGMAAVDPRKEVNLWKRRTLAPPVPLQLK; translated from the coding sequence ATGGAGAAACCACCTAGAGCAAAGGCCACCAAAATCTTCAGTTTCCTTTCAAAGGCAAACTCCTTCTCCATCCCTCGCCTCCCTTCCTTCAGCCCCGGCCGCGAGAATTCTATGAAATCGAAGGCGCTCCATAACAAGGCCTTCTCAGGCCCGATCATATCGATCGTACCGGTGGAAGCTCGACGTAAGGAGAAGAACGGAGGTGGTTTGGATGTAGAGCCGACCTCCCCGAGGGTCTCATGCATGGGCCAAGTCAAGCACAAGAAAGCTTGCCGCCCGAAGCGGTCCTCGCCGCCACGAGTACAGGAGAGGAAGCCGGCTTTTATCATTCGCGAGATATTTCGACGCAAGGTGAGGCCAGGCCGGAGAATGGATGCCGCGGAGAGCAGCGAGGGGAGGCCGGCAGTGGTTGGTAGAGCGCCATCGTTAGGCCAGATGAAGCGGTTCACAAGCAGGCGGGAGACGTTACGTGATTTCGATTGGAGGAAGGTGGAGAGAAAGCAGGAGGCAGCTACCGGGGATCCAGAGAAGTGTTCTTGCTCCGACGAAGAGAGTGATGAGGAGCATGATATGGCCATTTACCACTCTGCACCAATTACAGTGGGTGGTGGAATGGCGGCTGTGGATCCTAGGAAGGAGGTGAACCTTTGGAAGAGAAGGACCTTGGCTCCACCTGTTCCTCTTCAATTGAAATGA